The uncultured Treponema sp. genome includes a region encoding these proteins:
- a CDS encoding YegS/Rv2252/BmrU family lipid kinase, translated as MFHFIVNPVSRSGKGLRLWKRKIEPVLISRKILYDVEFSKEHGDVTKICSKISGKSSAEKNCTIVILGGDGTLNDAVQGIQNFETVMLAYIPTGSSNDFARDMKISKSVKKCLEKILSATKPAELDLGEVIAEKTKRKFVVSAGLGFDAAVCQKSSHSFIKRNLNKFGLGKLTYLAIALNQIIHAPKANCTVEFDNGKKLVLPKFLFAASMVHRYEGGGFKFCPKANPADGKMNLCIVNNKTVPGILFALPTAFFGLHGIFPGINLIEFSSATFKTTIPLWLHTDGEVYQKTSEITVRTFEKKLKIIGI; from the coding sequence ATGTTTCATTTTATTGTAAATCCAGTTTCGCGCTCAGGCAAAGGTCTTCGTTTGTGGAAAAGAAAAATTGAGCCGGTTTTGATTTCAAGAAAAATTTTATACGATGTTGAATTTTCAAAAGAGCACGGAGACGTTACAAAAATCTGCTCCAAAATCAGCGGAAAATCTTCAGCAGAAAAAAACTGCACAATTGTAATTCTTGGCGGTGACGGAACTTTAAATGACGCAGTTCAGGGAATACAAAATTTTGAAACTGTAATGCTCGCATACATTCCGACTGGCTCAAGCAACGATTTTGCGCGCGACATGAAAATTTCAAAGTCAGTAAAAAAATGCCTTGAAAAAATTCTTTCAGCAACAAAGCCAGCTGAATTGGATTTGGGTGAAGTGATTGCAGAAAAAACAAAAAGAAAATTTGTTGTAAGCGCAGGCTTGGGATTTGACGCGGCGGTCTGCCAAAAATCCTCACATTCATTTATAAAAAGAAATTTAAATAAATTCGGACTTGGAAAACTGACGTATCTTGCAATCGCATTGAATCAGATTATTCATGCTCCAAAGGCGAATTGCACAGTTGAATTTGACAATGGCAAAAAACTTGTTCTTCCGAAATTTCTTTTTGCGGCTTCAATGGTTCATCGCTATGAAGGCGGCGGATTTAAATTTTGTCCAAAGGCAAATCCCGCAGACGGAAAAATGAATTTGTGCATTGTGAACAACAAAACAGTTCCTGGAATTCTTTTTGCATTGCCAACTGCTTTTTTTGGACTGCACGGAATTTTTCCCGGAATAAATTTAATAGAATTTTCAAGCGCAACATTCAAAACAACAATTCCGCTTTGGCTGCACACAGACGGCGAAGTTTACCAAAAAACTTCTGAAATAACAGTCCGCACTTTTGAAAAAAAACTAAAAATAATCGGCATTTAA